In Stenotrophomonas sp. ESTM1D_MKCIP4_1, a single genomic region encodes these proteins:
- a CDS encoding endonuclease/exonuclease/phosphatase family protein: protein MRCLPPARLLLGCLVLLLAVPAGARPQSTPLAGAVVEEGHQLTVAALELPSRDDAQWKQRREQVLQLLTELQPDVISVQQVLQQQGRNPACWLASRLRYSCDFVTADPPSQPLRHGNAMLTRLPVSEDGVTLLHPPGTFSAAGMMRLRLGDALLNVYVARLRPDPDEATARQHQASDLMTWIGATSDGMPSLIAGDFGAGTPELVRSTPGFQPARRNPGGKPDAPAASGGGASGHGLDVLFQVKHFGGIRQQPILLPADGDLPGLRLGVLATLRLQGVPATE from the coding sequence ATGCGCTGCCTTCCCCCTGCCCGCCTCCTGCTCGGATGCCTCGTGCTTCTGCTGGCCGTGCCTGCGGGCGCGCGGCCGCAATCCACACCGTTGGCCGGCGCCGTCGTTGAAGAGGGCCATCAATTGACCGTCGCCGCGCTGGAACTGCCCAGCCGCGATGACGCACAGTGGAAACAGCGCCGCGAACAGGTCCTGCAGCTGTTGACCGAACTGCAGCCGGACGTGATCTCGGTCCAGCAGGTGCTGCAGCAGCAGGGCCGCAACCCGGCCTGCTGGCTGGCCAGCCGCCTGCGCTACAGCTGTGATTTCGTCACCGCCGATCCTCCCAGCCAGCCGCTGCGGCACGGCAACGCCATGCTGACCCGCCTGCCGGTGAGCGAAGACGGGGTGACCCTGCTGCATCCGCCGGGCACGTTCAGTGCCGCCGGAATGATGCGCCTGCGCCTGGGTGATGCCCTGCTCAACGTCTACGTGGCCCGCCTGCGCCCGGACCCGGACGAGGCCACGGCACGCCAGCACCAGGCCAGCGACCTGATGACCTGGATCGGCGCCACCTCCGACGGCATGCCCAGCCTGATCGCCGGCGATTTCGGCGCTGGCACGCCTGAGCTTGTGCGCAGCACGCCCGGTTTCCAGCCGGCCCGGCGCAATCCCGGCGGCAAGCCTGACGCCCCCGCCGCCAGCGGTGGCGGCGCCAGCGGCCATGGCCTTGACGTCCTGTTCCAGGTGAAGCACTTCGGCGGCATCCGCCAGCAACCGATCCTGCTGCCGGCCGATGGCGATCTTCCCGGCCTGCGGCTGGGAGTCCTGGCGACCCTGCGGCTGCAGGGCGTGCCCGCCACCGAATAG